In Streptomyces sp. RFCAC02, the following proteins share a genomic window:
- a CDS encoding ATP-binding protein, protein MDYTPSAGSVRLARLRTARIVGEEWSQPGLAGDAAIIVSELATNAMFHGRVEGRLFRVRLGLTAGAVRIEVSDACGERMPEPRLPGDEETGGRGLLLVGSLSSRWGTRPRIVGKTVWAELDLPPTP, encoded by the coding sequence TTGGACTACACGCCGAGCGCCGGGAGCGTGCGCCTCGCGCGGCTGCGGACGGCGCGGATCGTGGGGGAGGAGTGGTCCCAGCCGGGACTGGCGGGAGACGCGGCGATCATCGTCAGTGAGCTGGCGACCAACGCCATGTTCCACGGCCGCGTGGAAGGACGGCTGTTCCGCGTGCGGCTGGGGCTGACGGCCGGCGCGGTGCGGATCGAGGTCTCCGACGCGTGCGGCGAGCGGATGCCGGAACCCCGCCTCCCGGGCGACGAGGAGACCGGCGGACGGGGCCTGCTGCTGGTCGGCAGCCTCTCGTCCCGCTGGGGCACCCGCCCGCGCATCGTCGGCAAAACCGTCTGGGCCGAACTCGACCTCCCCCCGACCCCGTGA
- a CDS encoding helix-turn-helix transcriptional regulator, translating to MSPTPSTGNRTSTVLGRRLGGELLRLRDAAGMTQQQAATKLSATATKVVKMERGWVPMRDPDIRALCAAYGVTDAGIVDQLCELARLDRERRKVKGWWTRATWSAPLREYIAIEQVATRIRSLQMSVVPGLFQTPDYIRALFLGGTDRVPAELEEAVDVRIKRQERLYGDSPLVFHAVVWEAALHQVIGSPETMAHQLARLQEVSDLPNVRLQILPFGSGATGCPATAFTILSFAPTGSMDVVHADGLSTSFIAENQEDSTAYNDYFQRTSGAALDPASSRELLNEIRKDMMSRA from the coding sequence GTGAGTCCCACCCCTTCCACCGGCAACCGCACGTCCACCGTTCTGGGCCGGAGACTGGGCGGTGAGCTGCTGCGTCTGCGCGACGCTGCGGGAATGACTCAGCAGCAGGCCGCCACGAAGCTGAGCGCCACAGCGACCAAGGTCGTGAAGATGGAACGCGGTTGGGTGCCGATGCGCGACCCCGACATCCGCGCCCTGTGCGCCGCCTATGGGGTGACGGACGCGGGGATCGTCGACCAACTCTGCGAGCTGGCACGCCTGGACCGGGAGCGGCGCAAAGTCAAAGGCTGGTGGACGCGGGCCACTTGGTCTGCTCCACTACGGGAATACATCGCGATTGAGCAGGTAGCCACTCGTATCCGCAGCCTGCAGATGAGCGTCGTACCCGGGCTGTTCCAGACGCCCGACTACATCCGTGCCCTCTTTCTCGGAGGCACCGATCGCGTCCCTGCCGAGCTCGAGGAAGCGGTCGACGTACGGATCAAACGGCAGGAACGCCTGTACGGTGATTCGCCTCTCGTCTTCCACGCGGTCGTCTGGGAGGCGGCACTGCACCAGGTCATCGGCAGTCCGGAGACCATGGCTCACCAGCTCGCGCGCCTGCAGGAAGTGTCCGATCTGCCGAACGTCCGCCTCCAGATCCTCCCTTTCGGCTCCGGTGCGACCGGATGCCCGGCCACCGCCTTCACCATTCTGTCGTTCGCGCCGACCGGCTCGATGGATGTTGTGCACGCGGACGGACTTTCCACCAGCTTCATCGCCGAGAATCAAGAAGACAGCACCGCCTACAACGACTATTTCCAACGCACGTCCGGCGCGGCCTTGGACCCCGCGAGCTCACGTGAGCTGCTCAACGAGATCCGGAAGGACATGATGTCCCGTGCCTAG
- a CDS encoding DUF397 domain-containing protein, whose amino-acid sequence MPSFVFAKSSFSGQQTGDECVEVAVNVPEVVGVRDSKVRGAVPSSRSVRRRGVRSSVASASRSGDTARSAPPAVSGRWGASPSVRRQGLEPRTR is encoded by the coding sequence GTGCCTAGTTTCGTCTTCGCGAAATCCAGCTTCAGCGGCCAGCAGACGGGCGATGAATGCGTCGAGGTGGCCGTCAATGTGCCGGAGGTCGTTGGGGTGCGGGATTCCAAGGTGCGGGGGGCGGTCCCGTCGTCACGGTCGGTCCGCCGGCGTGGCGTGCGTTCGTCCGTCGCCTCGGCGAGCAGGAGCGGTGACACAGCGAGAAGCGCCCCGCCCGCCGTTTCCGGCCGGTGGGGCGCTTCTCCGTCTGTGCGCCGCCAGGGACTCGAACCCCGGACCCGCTGA
- a CDS encoding ADP-ribosylglycohydrolase family protein — MSAPAGGGRLWGRSDQEDYRSRVRGCLLGGAIGDALGAGVEFDSLAEIRAAHGPAGVTDYVPAYGRRGAITDDTQMTLFTVDGLIRAHVRRDTGAWHPPTDLHAAYRRWFNTQRDWGPDERRATDGWLARQEWLYSRRAPGNACLTGLGDAVMGTLEQPKNPDSKGCGTVMRSAPFGLLVGWEPQLVFQLSVECAAQTHGHPTGVLAAGAFSAIVHALVLGDDLDTAVQKALVMLAARPGHEETTAALKQALGAVRQGLPSPERVEALGEGWTAEEALAIGVYCALVAEDMAHGLLLAVNHGGDSDSTGSVCGNLLGALHGETALPPVWLAELEGRAAILELADDFAMEMTQGAALHGPADSSPAWLDRYPRG, encoded by the coding sequence GTGAGCGCCCCGGCCGGCGGCGGCCGGCTGTGGGGGCGCTCCGACCAGGAGGACTACCGCAGCCGGGTCCGCGGCTGCCTGCTCGGCGGCGCCATCGGCGACGCGCTGGGCGCGGGCGTCGAGTTCGACTCGCTCGCCGAGATACGCGCGGCGCACGGCCCGGCCGGCGTCACCGACTACGTGCCGGCGTACGGGCGGCGCGGCGCCATCACCGACGACACGCAGATGACGCTGTTCACCGTCGACGGCCTGATACGGGCGCACGTCCGCCGCGACACCGGCGCCTGGCACCCGCCGACCGACCTGCACGCCGCCTACCGCCGCTGGTTCAACACCCAGCGCGACTGGGGACCCGACGAGCGCCGCGCCACCGACGGCTGGCTGGCCCGCCAGGAGTGGCTGTACTCCCGCCGCGCCCCGGGCAACGCCTGCCTCACCGGCCTCGGCGACGCCGTGATGGGCACCCTGGAGCAGCCGAAGAACCCGGACTCCAAGGGCTGCGGCACGGTGATGCGGTCGGCGCCGTTCGGGCTGCTGGTGGGCTGGGAGCCGCAGTTGGTGTTCCAGCTCAGCGTGGAGTGCGCGGCGCAGACCCACGGCCACCCGACGGGCGTGCTGGCGGCGGGCGCGTTCTCGGCGATCGTGCACGCCCTGGTGCTGGGCGACGACCTGGACACGGCCGTGCAGAAGGCGCTGGTGATGCTCGCCGCCCGGCCGGGGCACGAGGAGACCACGGCGGCCCTCAAGCAGGCGCTCGGCGCCGTGCGGCAGGGGCTGCCGAGCCCGGAGCGCGTGGAGGCGCTGGGGGAGGGCTGGACGGCCGAGGAGGCCCTCGCGATCGGCGTGTACTGCGCGCTGGTCGCCGAGGACATGGCGCACGGCCTGCTGCTCGCCGTCAACCACGGCGGCGACTCCGACTCGACGGGCTCGGTCTGCGGCAACCTCCTGGGCGCCCTCCACGGCGAGACGGCCCTGCCGCCCGTGTGGCTGGCGGAGCTGGAGGGCCGCGCGGCGATCCTGGAGCTGGCGGACGACTTCGCCATGGAGATGACGCAGGGCGCGGCGCTGCACGGCCCGGCCGACTCGTCCCCGGCCTGGCTCGACCGCTACCCCAGGGGGTGA
- a CDS encoding bifunctional FO biosynthesis protein CofGH: protein MNTSPPVPPTANAMRRALRRAADGVTLDVAEAAVLLQARDEDLTRLAAAASRVRDAGLETAGRPGVITYSKKVFIPLTRLCRDRCHYCTFVTVPGKLRREGHGMFLSPDEVLDIARRGAAMGCKEALFTLGDRPEDRWPEAREWLDAAGYDSTLSYLRAMAVRVLEETGLLPHLNPGVMSWLDLQRLKPVAPSMGMMLETTATRLWSEPGGPHHGSPDKEPAVRLRVLEDAGRSNVPFTTGLLIGVGETYEERAESVFALRRTARAHRGIQEVILQNFRAKPDTAMRSVPDADLTELAAAIAVTRLLLGPSARIQAPPNLVDDAAYDLVIGAGIDDWGGVSPLTPDHVNPERPWPHIDELARRTAAAGFELRERLTVYPEFIRRGEPWLDPRVLPHVTALADPATGLARPDAMPRGLPWQEPDEPMTAAGRTDLHTAIDTEGRTTDRRDDFDEVYGDWSAVAELAAPTAGSGAPERLEHDVRAALAVAADDPTLLTDDQALALLHAEGPALDALCRVADDLRRSVVGDTVTFVVTRNINFTNVCYTGCRFCAFAQRRTDADAYTLSMEQIADRAEQAWDVGAVEVCMQGGIHPDLPGTAYFDIVRAVKDRVPGMHVHAFSPMEVVNGAARTGLSIRDWLTAARDAGLDTIPGTAAEILDDEVRWVLTKGKLPADTWIEVVATAHEVGLRSSSTMMYGHVDEPRHWLGHLRTLARVQRRNEEKGLAGFTEFVTLPFVHTNAPVYLAGIARPGPTLRDNRAVTAMARLLLHPHITNIQTSWVKLGTEGAAMMLRSGANDLGGTLMEETISRMAGSNYGSYRSVADLRAIADAAGRPSRLRTTTYGEVPPERVERALAADGRLPRLLPVLGGER from the coding sequence ATGAACACCAGCCCGCCGGTTCCCCCCACGGCCAACGCGATGCGGCGCGCCCTGCGCAGGGCCGCCGACGGCGTGACGCTCGACGTCGCCGAGGCCGCCGTGCTCCTCCAGGCCAGGGACGAGGACCTGACCCGGCTCGCCGCCGCCGCCTCCCGGGTGCGGGACGCGGGCCTCGAAACCGCCGGCCGGCCCGGCGTCATCACGTACTCGAAGAAGGTCTTCATCCCCCTCACGCGGCTGTGCCGCGACCGCTGCCACTACTGCACGTTCGTCACCGTGCCCGGGAAGCTGCGGCGCGAGGGCCACGGCATGTTCCTCTCGCCCGACGAGGTCCTCGACATCGCCCGGCGCGGCGCGGCGATGGGCTGCAAGGAGGCCCTGTTCACCCTCGGCGACCGGCCCGAGGACCGGTGGCCCGAGGCCAGGGAATGGCTCGATGCCGCCGGGTACGACTCCACCCTCAGCTACCTGCGGGCCATGGCGGTGCGCGTCCTCGAGGAGACGGGCCTCCTCCCGCACCTCAACCCGGGCGTCATGTCGTGGCTCGACCTCCAGCGCCTGAAGCCCGTCGCGCCGTCCATGGGCATGATGCTGGAGACGACGGCCACCCGCCTGTGGTCGGAGCCCGGCGGCCCGCACCACGGCTCGCCCGACAAGGAACCGGCGGTCCGCCTCCGCGTCCTGGAGGACGCCGGCCGCTCCAACGTGCCGTTCACCACGGGGCTGCTGATCGGGGTCGGCGAGACGTACGAGGAGCGCGCCGAGTCCGTCTTCGCGCTGCGCCGCACGGCCCGCGCCCACCGCGGGATCCAGGAAGTCATCCTGCAGAACTTCCGCGCCAAGCCCGACACGGCGATGCGGTCCGTGCCGGACGCCGACCTGACGGAGCTGGCCGCCGCCATCGCCGTCACCCGCCTGCTCCTCGGCCCGTCCGCCCGGATCCAGGCCCCGCCGAACCTGGTGGACGACGCCGCGTACGACCTGGTCATCGGCGCCGGCATCGACGACTGGGGCGGCGTCTCCCCGCTCACCCCCGACCACGTGAACCCGGAACGCCCCTGGCCGCACATCGACGAGCTGGCGCGCCGCACTGCCGCCGCCGGCTTCGAGCTGCGCGAACGCCTCACCGTCTACCCGGAGTTCATCCGGCGCGGCGAGCCGTGGCTCGACCCCAGGGTGCTGCCGCACGTCACCGCCCTCGCCGACCCGGCGACGGGCCTCGCCCGCCCCGACGCGATGCCGCGCGGCCTGCCCTGGCAGGAGCCCGACGAGCCGATGACGGCCGCCGGGCGCACCGACCTGCACACCGCCATCGACACCGAGGGCCGCACCACCGACCGGCGGGACGACTTCGACGAGGTCTACGGCGACTGGTCGGCCGTCGCCGAACTGGCCGCGCCCACCGCCGGATCCGGCGCCCCCGAGCGCCTGGAGCACGACGTACGGGCCGCGCTCGCCGTCGCCGCCGACGACCCGACGCTCCTCACCGACGACCAGGCCCTCGCCCTGCTGCACGCCGAGGGACCCGCCCTCGACGCGCTGTGCCGCGTCGCGGACGACCTGCGGCGTTCCGTCGTCGGCGACACCGTCACGTTCGTCGTCACCCGCAACATCAACTTCACCAACGTCTGCTACACCGGCTGCCGCTTCTGCGCCTTCGCGCAGCGCCGCACCGACGCCGACGCGTACACCCTGTCGATGGAGCAGATCGCCGACCGCGCCGAACAGGCATGGGACGTGGGCGCCGTCGAGGTGTGCATGCAGGGCGGCATCCACCCCGACCTGCCGGGCACCGCGTACTTCGACATCGTGCGCGCCGTGAAGGACCGCGTCCCCGGCATGCACGTCCACGCGTTCTCGCCGATGGAGGTCGTCAACGGCGCGGCCCGCACCGGCCTGTCGATCCGCGACTGGCTCACCGCCGCCAGGGACGCCGGCCTCGACACCATCCCCGGCACGGCCGCCGAGATCCTGGACGACGAGGTCCGCTGGGTCCTCACCAAGGGCAAGCTGCCCGCCGACACGTGGATCGAGGTCGTCGCGACGGCGCACGAGGTGGGCCTGCGGTCGTCCTCCACCATGATGTACGGCCACGTGGACGAGCCGCGCCACTGGCTCGGCCACCTCCGTACCCTGGCCCGCGTGCAGCGGCGCAACGAGGAGAAGGGCCTCGCCGGCTTCACCGAGTTCGTGACGCTGCCGTTCGTCCACACCAACGCCCCCGTCTACCTGGCCGGCATCGCCCGCCCCGGACCCACCCTCCGGGACAACCGGGCCGTCACCGCCATGGCCAGGCTCCTGCTCCACCCGCACATCACCAACATCCAGACCAGCTGGGTCAAGCTCGGCACCGAGGGCGCCGCGATGATGCTGCGCTCCGGCGCCAACGACCTGGGCGGCACGCTGATGGAGGAGACGATCTCCCGGATGGCAGGCTCGAACTACGGCTCCTACCGCTCGGTCGCCGACCTGCGGGCCATCGCGGACGCGGCGGGCCGCCCCTCAAGGCTGCGCACCACCACCTACGGCGAGGTCCCGCCGGAGCGCGTCGAGCGGGCGCTCGCCGCCGACGGCCGGCTGCCGCGCCTGCTGCCCGTGCTGGGCGGTGAGCGGTGA